In Thiothrix unzii, the sequence CTGAAACGTCAGCAGGCGGCAAGCGCGTGATGCTGGCGTTTGATCAATGGTGTCATGTCCAGCTTGCGCAATTGCACGGCTGGGAAGTGTACTTTCTGGCAGTATTAGCTTTCAGCAGCTTGTATTTTGGCAGCGCAGGTTTGATGCAAGGGTTAATCCGTTGGGCGCAACGGCAGCAAGTAGGTGCGGTGGTAACGCCCAGTTTGCCGCGCTCCGGGCAGGTGCGTGAGGAAATCCGTCACAGTTTACTGTCGATTCAGGTGTTTGCGTTGCAGGGCGTGGGCTTGTGGTGGCTGTTGCAACACGGTTATTTGAGTGCTGCACCGTTAACCAGCACGACGGCTTGGGTGCTGCAAGTGGTGGTGTTATTTGCCTTCAATGAAGTGCATTTTTACCTTGCGCACCGTGGTTTGCATCATCCTTGGTGGTTGCGGCGGGTGCATGGGGTGCATCACCGTTCACGGATTCCAACCCCGTATGCCACTTATGCCTTTCATTGGGGCGAAGCGGCGTTGCTGGGGTCGGTGATGCCGCTGGCTTTGCTGGTTTACCCGTTTGCGTTGAGCAGTTTGCTGGTGTTGCCGCTGCTGAGTATCGTGATTAATGTGCAAGGGCATTGCAATTACACCCTGTTTCCGGGGTCG encodes:
- a CDS encoding sterol desaturase family protein, producing the protein MLAFDQWCHVQLAQLHGWEVYFLAVLAFSSLYFGSAGLMQGLIRWAQRQQVGAVVTPSLPRSGQVREEIRHSLLSIQVFALQGVGLWWLLQHGYLSAAPLTSTTAWVLQVVVLFAFNEVHFYLAHRGLHHPWWLRRVHGVHHRSRIPTPYATYAFHWGEAALLGSVMPLALLVYPFALSSLLVLPLLSIVINVQGHCNYTLFPGSRRGALRGYVQHHQAHHEKLRGNFGFALPWLDRWLGTALR